From Natrinema amylolyticum, the proteins below share one genomic window:
- a CDS encoding YgaP family membrane protein: MQRNVGGLDRIVRGTLGVWLLAVAVAAAIADRRLTAVTAGIAASGLLFNVATRFCGGNYLLGIDTTDAASCSRE, translated from the coding sequence ATGCAGCGAAACGTCGGCGGACTGGATCGAATCGTCAGGGGAACGCTCGGAGTCTGGTTGCTCGCGGTCGCCGTCGCGGCGGCGATCGCGGATCGTCGCCTCACCGCGGTGACGGCCGGGATCGCGGCGTCCGGTCTACTGTTCAACGTCGCGACGCGGTTCTGCGGCGGGAACTACCTGCTGGGAATCGACACGACCGACGCCGCGTCCTGTTCACGGGAGTGA
- a CDS encoding helix-turn-helix domain-containing protein: protein MKRVRITLDPQGSYAPPIYDRLAGGASYLERALIVNWNVATPPTAFLFRLEGEYRRFEGVLAESETVTEYEVLPITDRECYCFVEGEVSRAARSLFESFTRGGLMTVPPIECNADGTNTFTVIGTAADVQAAVEGVPDAVGVTVERVGGKRVAADSVVGRLPARQREAVETALELGYYDVPRDATSEDVARELGCATATAAEHLQKAESTVMGSLLEQ from the coding sequence ATGAAGCGCGTCCGCATCACTCTGGATCCGCAGGGGAGCTACGCACCGCCGATATACGACCGCCTCGCGGGCGGGGCGAGCTATCTCGAGCGAGCGCTGATCGTCAACTGGAACGTCGCGACCCCGCCGACGGCGTTCCTGTTCCGCCTCGAGGGCGAGTACCGCCGCTTCGAAGGCGTGCTGGCGGAGAGTGAGACGGTCACCGAGTACGAGGTGCTCCCGATCACCGATCGGGAGTGTTACTGTTTCGTCGAGGGCGAGGTCTCGCGGGCCGCGCGCTCGCTGTTCGAGAGCTTCACCCGCGGGGGCCTCATGACGGTGCCACCGATCGAATGCAACGCGGACGGGACGAACACGTTCACCGTCATCGGGACGGCGGCCGACGTGCAGGCCGCGGTCGAGGGGGTTCCCGACGCGGTCGGCGTCACCGTCGAGCGGGTCGGCGGAAAACGGGTCGCCGCCGACAGCGTCGTCGGCCGACTGCCAGCCCGCCAGCGCGAAGCGGTCGAAACCGCCCTCGAACTCGGCTATTACGACGTTCCGCGCGATGCGACCAGTGAAGATGTCGCCCGCGAGTTAGGGTGTGCGACCGCGACCGCAGCGGAGCACCTCCAGAAGGCCGAGTCGACGGTGATGGGATCCCTGCTCGAGCAGTGA
- a CDS encoding helix-turn-helix domain-containing protein, giving the protein MSTDGGSLEGATARELVRFVTQETRFALVSNILQHPDGLPSIYELERLNPSVSEATVYKHVQKLIDAGIVEEVALPDDERQQGYPWKFYRLTDEGRELLENHDLLAAEETLQRIYETISDKPEKMVRYENAPRPDAE; this is encoded by the coding sequence ATGAGCACCGACGGTGGGTCTCTCGAGGGGGCGACCGCCCGCGAACTCGTCCGCTTCGTGACGCAGGAAACGCGGTTCGCACTGGTTTCCAATATCCTCCAACACCCCGATGGACTGCCGTCGATCTACGAACTCGAGCGGCTCAACCCGAGCGTGAGCGAGGCGACGGTCTACAAACACGTCCAGAAGCTGATCGACGCCGGAATCGTCGAAGAAGTCGCGCTTCCGGACGACGAACGGCAGCAGGGCTACCCCTGGAAGTTCTATCGACTGACCGACGAGGGCCGCGAACTCCTCGAGAATCACGACCTGCTCGCGGCCGAGGAGACCCTCCAGCGGATCTACGAGACGATTTCCGATAAACCCGAGAAGATGGTCAGATACGAGAACGCGCCGCGTCCCGACGCGGAGTGA
- a CDS encoding universal stress protein, which produces MYNTILVPTDGSDHAVRAAEHGLALARWFDATVHVISVVDVAAAGGLFSAGGVSDEFVERLEADAEDAIADIESIADDPERIRTAVRRGYPPAEILEYAAEHDVELLSMGTHGRTGVTRYVAGSVTERVVRRSDVPVLTARATDRIARGGSYDEILLPTDGSDAAAAAIDHGLAIARERDARIHAVNVVTVSTITADPTVTARSETLAEFESEGNAATETVAERARAADIDAVTAVREGVPSTGLLAYADENDIDLIAMATVGRTGLERYLLGSTTERVVRRADVPVLSVNASAVERNSGQTEPT; this is translated from the coding sequence ATGTACAACACGATCCTCGTCCCGACCGACGGAAGCGACCACGCGGTCCGGGCCGCCGAACACGGACTGGCGCTCGCACGCTGGTTCGACGCGACGGTCCACGTGATCTCCGTCGTCGACGTGGCCGCCGCGGGCGGACTGTTCAGCGCCGGCGGCGTCAGCGACGAGTTCGTCGAGCGACTCGAGGCCGACGCCGAAGACGCGATCGCGGACATCGAATCGATCGCGGACGATCCGGAGCGGATCCGAACGGCGGTGCGGCGAGGCTACCCGCCGGCGGAGATCCTCGAGTACGCCGCCGAGCACGACGTCGAGTTGCTTTCGATGGGGACGCACGGCCGAACAGGCGTCACCCGGTACGTCGCCGGGAGCGTCACCGAACGCGTCGTCCGCCGGTCGGACGTGCCGGTACTGACGGCTCGGGCAACCGACCGAATCGCGCGGGGCGGGAGCTACGACGAGATACTCCTGCCGACCGACGGGAGCGACGCCGCGGCAGCCGCGATCGATCACGGACTCGCGATAGCCCGAGAGAGGGACGCACGGATCCACGCCGTCAACGTCGTTACCGTCAGCACGATCACGGCCGACCCGACCGTCACCGCTCGGAGCGAGACTCTCGCCGAATTCGAATCCGAGGGGAACGCAGCGACCGAGACCGTCGCGGAGCGCGCTCGAGCGGCCGATATCGACGCCGTTACCGCCGTTCGAGAGGGAGTTCCGTCTACCGGGCTCCTGGCGTACGCCGACGAGAACGACATCGATCTGATCGCGATGGCGACGGTCGGCAGAACCGGGCTCGAACGGTATCTGCTGGGGAGCACGACCGAACGAGTCGTCAGACGCGCGGACGTCCCGGTACTCAGCGTCAACGCGAGCGCCGTCGAACGGAATTCGGGGCAGACGGAACCGACGTGA
- the tenA gene encoding thiaminase II: MATSDRLLEAGTDVWDAQKRHPFVTELADGTLDEDAFLTWVRQDYRYLLDYARVFAIAGSKARDEETMTRLFGIAHTTLADEMDLHRAFAADYGLSRGDLESVRKAPTCVAYTNFLLRTAYEGTLPEIAAAIYPCGQGYLDIADHMADLAPEEDHRYTPFIEKYTSDEFREVVDWLRTFVDRCGERHPEQYPAMEEAFLTSARLEYRFWEMAYRREGWGISASAE, from the coding sequence ATGGCGACCAGCGATCGACTCCTCGAGGCGGGCACGGACGTCTGGGACGCACAGAAGCGCCACCCATTCGTGACGGAACTGGCTGACGGAACGCTCGACGAAGACGCCTTCCTGACCTGGGTGCGCCAGGATTACCGATACCTGCTCGATTACGCGCGCGTGTTCGCGATCGCGGGATCGAAAGCCCGAGACGAGGAAACGATGACTCGCCTGTTCGGCATCGCTCACACGACGCTCGCCGACGAGATGGACCTTCACCGCGCGTTCGCCGCCGATTACGGGCTCTCTCGGGGGGATCTCGAGTCCGTGCGAAAAGCGCCGACCTGCGTCGCCTACACCAACTTCCTGTTGCGAACCGCCTACGAGGGGACGCTCCCGGAAATCGCGGCCGCGATCTACCCCTGCGGACAGGGCTATCTCGATATCGCCGACCACATGGCCGACCTGGCACCCGAGGAGGACCACCGGTACACGCCCTTCATCGAGAAGTACACGAGCGACGAGTTCCGGGAGGTCGTCGACTGGTTGCGGACGTTCGTCGACCGGTGCGGAGAACGCCATCCCGAACAGTACCCGGCGATGGAGGAGGCCTTTCTCACGAGCGCGCGCCTCGAGTACCGGTTCTGGGAAATGGCCTACCGACGAGAGGGGTGGGGAATCTCGGCGTCGGCGGAGTAG
- a CDS encoding CBS domain-containing protein, with protein sequence MELPTPADLRQRRTELGLTQSELADTADVSQPLIARIEGGDVDPRLSTLRRIVNALEKAESDVIRAADLMNEAVVSVAPDDPVSEAAQRMEEEAYSQLAVIQDGIPVGSISQSDLVHLDSEDRDEPIEEHMSESFPTVSKDATLDEISNLLEHYKAVMITEAGETVGIITEADIAARLS encoded by the coding sequence ATGGAACTCCCGACGCCCGCGGATCTTCGACAGCGCCGTACCGAACTCGGGCTCACCCAGAGCGAACTCGCGGATACGGCCGACGTCTCCCAGCCGCTGATCGCGCGGATCGAGGGCGGCGACGTGGACCCGCGCCTGTCGACGCTCCGCCGGATCGTCAACGCCCTGGAGAAGGCCGAGAGCGACGTCATCCGCGCGGCGGATCTGATGAACGAGGCCGTCGTCAGCGTCGCGCCAGACGATCCCGTCAGCGAGGCCGCCCAGCGGATGGAGGAGGAGGCGTACTCGCAGTTAGCGGTCATTCAGGACGGTATTCCGGTGGGCTCGATCAGCCAGAGCGATCTCGTCCATCTCGATTCCGAGGACCGCGACGAGCCCATCGAGGAACACATGAGCGAGAGCTTCCCGACCGTCTCGAAGGACGCCACCCTGGACGAGATCAGCAACCTGCTCGAGCACTACAAGGCCGTGATGATCACCGAAGCCGGCGAAACCGTCGGCATCATCACCGAGGCAGACATCGCCGCGCGGCTCTCCTGA
- a CDS encoding DUF555 domain-containing protein produces MGNYLVAMEAAWLVRDVDAIDDAIGVAVSEAGKRLNSEDMDYVEVEVGATGCPACGEPFDSAFIAADTALVGLALEMEVFNADSEEHASRIAKSEIGGALRDVPLSVVDIVETEADDE; encoded by the coding sequence ATGGGAAATTATCTCGTCGCGATGGAAGCGGCATGGCTCGTTCGTGACGTCGATGCGATCGACGACGCGATCGGCGTCGCCGTCAGTGAAGCCGGGAAGCGACTCAACAGCGAAGACATGGACTACGTCGAGGTCGAGGTCGGCGCGACGGGCTGTCCGGCCTGTGGCGAGCCGTTCGACTCCGCCTTTATCGCGGCCGACACCGCGCTGGTCGGTCTCGCGCTCGAGATGGAGGTCTTCAACGCCGACAGCGAGGAACACGCCTCGCGGATCGCGAAGAGCGAAATCGGTGGAGCGCTACGCGACGTGCCGCTGTCGGTCGTCGACATCGTCGAGACCGAAGCGGACGACGAATAG
- the psmB gene encoding archaeal proteasome endopeptidase complex subunit beta, translating to MRTPTHDSDFSRTVDQLADDPNPYEPEVGSMPQNDLTKADLDNVNKTGTTTIGISTADGVIIATDMRASLGGRFVSNKNVQKVEQIHPTAALTLVGSVGGAQSFISTLRAEVNLYEARRGEGMSIDALATLAGNFARGGPFFAIHPILGGVDDEGSHVYSIDPAGGVMEDDYTVTGSGMQLAYGHLEQAYEPDMSNEEAKTVAARGIKSAVERDTGSGNGVFLAEITGDGVDIHGHHDFDEVL from the coding sequence ATGCGTACGCCCACACACGACTCCGACTTCTCTCGGACGGTCGACCAGTTGGCCGACGATCCGAACCCCTACGAGCCGGAGGTCGGATCGATGCCCCAGAACGACCTGACGAAGGCCGATCTGGACAACGTCAACAAGACCGGGACGACGACGATCGGCATCTCCACCGCTGACGGCGTCATCATCGCGACGGACATGCGCGCCAGCCTCGGCGGCCGGTTCGTCTCGAACAAGAACGTCCAGAAGGTCGAACAGATTCATCCGACCGCCGCACTCACGCTCGTCGGCAGCGTCGGCGGTGCCCAGTCGTTCATCTCGACGCTCCGTGCCGAGGTCAATCTCTACGAAGCCCGACGCGGCGAGGGGATGAGCATCGACGCGCTGGCGACGCTCGCAGGCAACTTCGCCCGCGGCGGCCCGTTCTTCGCTATCCACCCAATTCTGGGCGGCGTCGACGATGAAGGCAGCCACGTCTACAGCATCGACCCCGCCGGCGGCGTCATGGAAGACGACTACACCGTCACCGGTAGCGGGATGCAACTCGCTTACGGTCACTTAGAGCAGGCCTACGAACCGGACATGTCCAACGAGGAAGCAAAGACCGTCGCCGCCCGCGGCATCAAGTCCGCCGTCGAGCGCGACACCGGCTCCGGGAACGGTGTCTTCCTCGCAGAAATCACCGGCGACGGCGTCGACATCCACGGCCACCACGACTTCGACGAAGTCCTCTAA
- a CDS encoding Gfo/Idh/MocA family protein, translated as MIGDGIGIGIVGLGGMGNLHAKSVRAQGADVVAGADLVPEKRDQFANEFGARTYETHDDLVEDDAVDAVIVTTPNRFHEPIAVAALEAGLHVLVEKPLAHTLESAERVAEAAARSDGICMVGFHNRHAASMAMFDEQHARGRFGDLTHVEANYVRRRGVPGPGSWFTDPELAGGGALLDIGVHALDLALYALDFPEIVEVSGVTRTTFGTSEEYADPEGFGDNWDAEAETYEVDDSVSAFIRCADGQTVSLEAAWATNREESMDFRVRGTRSGAQFDIGDTDLRILEAGTAGCDHYADVNMTGDSSVTGYGEQDEQFLEAISTAGVPETNTVEEALTVQRVIDAIYRSSETGRAVQLEESPLAEPRLEQSTRLD; from the coding sequence ATGATCGGCGACGGTATCGGGATCGGCATCGTCGGTCTCGGCGGAATGGGAAACCTCCACGCGAAGAGTGTTCGGGCACAGGGTGCCGACGTCGTCGCCGGCGCGGACCTCGTCCCTGAGAAACGCGACCAGTTCGCCAACGAGTTCGGCGCGCGGACCTACGAGACCCACGACGACCTCGTCGAAGACGACGCGGTCGACGCCGTCATCGTGACGACGCCCAACCGGTTCCACGAACCGATCGCCGTCGCCGCCCTCGAGGCGGGCCTGCACGTCCTCGTCGAAAAACCCCTCGCACACACTCTCGAGAGTGCGGAACGGGTCGCCGAGGCGGCGGCCCGTTCGGACGGCATCTGTATGGTCGGCTTTCACAACCGTCACGCCGCGTCGATGGCCATGTTCGACGAACAGCACGCGCGCGGCCGCTTCGGCGACCTGACCCACGTCGAGGCGAACTACGTTCGCCGTCGCGGGGTCCCCGGCCCCGGCTCGTGGTTCACCGATCCCGAGCTCGCGGGCGGCGGTGCCTTGCTCGACATCGGCGTTCACGCGCTCGACCTCGCCCTTTACGCGCTCGACTTCCCCGAGATCGTCGAAGTGAGCGGCGTCACGCGAACCACGTTCGGCACCAGCGAGGAGTACGCCGACCCCGAGGGCTTCGGCGACAACTGGGACGCCGAGGCCGAGACCTACGAGGTCGACGACTCAGTTAGCGCCTTCATCCGCTGTGCGGACGGCCAGACGGTCTCGCTCGAGGCCGCGTGGGCGACCAACCGCGAGGAGAGCATGGACTTCCGCGTGCGCGGCACGCGGTCCGGTGCCCAGTTCGACATCGGAGACACCGATCTCCGCATTCTCGAGGCCGGAACCGCCGGCTGCGACCACTACGCCGACGTCAATATGACCGGCGACTCGTCGGTGACCGGCTACGGGGAACAGGACGAACAGTTCCTCGAGGCCATCTCGACGGCGGGCGTCCCGGAGACGAACACGGTCGAGGAGGCCCTGACCGTCCAGCGCGTGATCGACGCGATCTACCGCTCGAGCGAGACTGGACGTGCGGTCCAACTCGAGGAGTCCCCGCTAGCGGAGCCCCGACTCGAGCAGTCGACGCGACTCGACTAG
- a CDS encoding ThuA domain-containing protein — protein sequence MVDVTIWNEFRHEREDDAVAAVYPDGIHETLADALADDHAVRTATLDDPEHGLTEDVLASTDVLLWWGHEAHDEVRDEVVDRVHERVLEGMGLIPLHSAHYAKIFKRLMGTSCSLQYREDGETERLWVVDPGHPIVDGLEESIELPESEMYGEPFDVPEPDRQVFVSWFEGGEVFRSGCCYRRGKGRIFYFRPGHETYPIYENEAIRRVLRNAVDWAAPTEGSSRTFGERE from the coding sequence ATGGTCGACGTCACGATCTGGAACGAGTTCCGCCACGAACGCGAGGACGACGCGGTCGCGGCCGTCTACCCGGACGGCATCCACGAGACACTCGCGGACGCGCTCGCCGACGACCACGCGGTCCGGACCGCGACGCTCGACGACCCCGAGCACGGGCTCACCGAGGACGTCCTCGCATCGACTGACGTCCTGCTGTGGTGGGGTCACGAGGCCCACGACGAGGTACGAGACGAGGTCGTCGACCGGGTTCACGAGCGCGTTCTCGAGGGGATGGGCCTGATTCCGCTTCACTCGGCTCACTACGCGAAGATCTTCAAGCGACTCATGGGGACGTCCTGTAGCCTCCAGTATCGCGAAGACGGCGAGACCGAACGACTCTGGGTCGTCGACCCCGGCCACCCGATCGTCGACGGGCTCGAGGAGTCGATCGAACTCCCCGAGTCGGAGATGTACGGCGAGCCGTTCGATGTCCCCGAACCCGACCGCCAGGTGTTCGTCAGCTGGTTCGAGGGCGGCGAGGTGTTTCGCAGCGGCTGCTGTTACCGGCGCGGAAAGGGTCGAATCTTCTACTTCCGACCGGGTCACGAGACGTATCCGATCTACGAGAACGAGGCGATTCGGCGGGTGCTCCGTAACGCGGTCGACTGGGCCGCTCCGACCGAGGGCTCGTCGCGGACGTTCGGCGAACGCGAGTAA
- a CDS encoding translation initiation factor eIF-2B translates to MIDETAEEIREMQTHSSSVVAVHAAQALEELVEREFATVEEYTRALERNGSVLRRANPSHASLQNAVREVVDDVTDADPDSVEEARRLTSEKIDAVVSRIESGKRLAAENAAAVLDDGATILTHDYSSTVMQTLEQATEAGKTFDVYVTEARPRYIGRKTARTLADLDGVDTTLITDSAHGITLEKCDRVVVGMDCIVDETLYNRVGTFPIAATAAQRDVPVTVLGSASKIITEGFVFENEYRPGSEVLPEPADGFDVENPGYDATPVELLESVITDEGRQEL, encoded by the coding sequence ATGATCGACGAGACGGCCGAGGAAATCCGTGAGATGCAGACGCACAGTTCCTCGGTGGTCGCGGTCCACGCGGCCCAGGCACTCGAGGAACTGGTCGAGCGGGAGTTCGCGACCGTCGAGGAGTACACGCGCGCTCTCGAGCGCAACGGCTCCGTCCTGCGGCGGGCGAACCCGTCCCACGCCTCGCTGCAGAACGCCGTTCGGGAGGTCGTCGACGACGTGACCGACGCCGATCCCGACAGCGTCGAGGAGGCCCGACGACTCACCAGCGAGAAGATCGACGCGGTCGTCTCGCGGATCGAGTCCGGCAAGCGGCTGGCGGCCGAAAACGCCGCGGCGGTTCTCGACGACGGCGCGACCATTCTGACGCACGACTACTCCTCGACGGTGATGCAGACGCTCGAGCAGGCGACCGAGGCCGGCAAGACGTTCGACGTCTACGTCACCGAGGCGCGGCCGCGGTATATCGGGCGCAAGACCGCACGAACCCTCGCCGACCTCGACGGGGTCGACACGACGCTGATCACCGACAGTGCACACGGGATCACCCTCGAGAAGTGCGATCGGGTCGTCGTCGGTATGGACTGTATCGTCGACGAGACGCTGTACAACCGCGTCGGAACCTTTCCGATCGCGGCGACGGCAGCCCAGCGAGACGTGCCGGTTACCGTCCTCGGATCGGCCTCGAAGATCATCACCGAGGGGTTCGTCTTCGAGAACGAGTACCGGCCGGGCAGCGAGGTGCTGCCCGAGCCCGCCGACGGGTTCGACGTCGAGAACCCCGGCTACGACGCGACGCCCGTCGAGTTACTCGAGAGCGTCATCACGGACGAAGGCCGACAGGAGTTGTAG
- a CDS encoding DUF5783 family protein: protein MTEFDPEKFEEKYVHYFEELEEAYSAAYQQLHGRYDSDVLRAIDRQVLSESEPFYEGDGEFRVALPENPRERAGAVADREQFEPVLEAFVDRIEGELRRIFEFDETA from the coding sequence ATGACCGAGTTCGACCCCGAGAAGTTCGAGGAGAAGTACGTCCATTACTTCGAGGAGCTCGAAGAGGCCTACTCCGCGGCCTACCAGCAGTTACACGGCCGGTACGATTCGGACGTGCTCCGGGCCATCGATCGGCAGGTGCTGAGTGAGAGCGAACCGTTTTACGAGGGAGACGGCGAGTTCCGCGTGGCCCTCCCCGAGAACCCGCGGGAACGAGCGGGGGCAGTGGCCGACCGCGAGCAGTTCGAGCCCGTCCTCGAGGCGTTCGTCGACCGAATCGAGGGGGAGTTACGGCGGATTTTCGAGTTCGACGAGACCGCGTGA
- a CDS encoding Mrp/NBP35 family ATP-binding protein: MDEAAVRDRLRTVEDPELGDDIVSLGLVNDITVDGDQVDIDLALGAPYSPSESDIAAEVREVLTAEGLEPDLTASVPDRDDLTSEEQVLPNVKNVIAVASGKGGVGKSTVAVNLAAGLSQLGARVGLFDADVYGPNVPRMVDADEPPMATEDETLVPPEKYGVKLMSMAFLTGEDDPVIWRGPMVHKVITQLTEDVEWGHLDYLVVDLPPGTGDTQLTMLQTMPVTGAVIVTTPQDVALDDARKGLEMFAKHDTVVLGIAENMSTFACPDCGGEHDIFGSGGGEAFAEEHELPFLGSIPLDPAVREGGDGGKPTVLKDDDGTSDALRTITENVANNTGIVHRQGISQSRRNEAASPDR, from the coding sequence ATGGACGAAGCCGCCGTTCGCGACCGCCTCCGCACGGTCGAGGATCCGGAACTCGGCGACGATATCGTTTCGCTCGGACTCGTCAACGACATCACCGTCGATGGCGATCAGGTCGATATCGATCTCGCCCTGGGTGCCCCCTACTCGCCGAGCGAGAGCGACATCGCCGCCGAAGTCCGCGAGGTGCTCACCGCCGAGGGCCTCGAACCGGACCTGACCGCGAGCGTGCCCGATCGCGACGATCTCACCAGCGAAGAACAGGTACTGCCGAACGTCAAGAACGTCATCGCCGTCGCCTCCGGGAAGGGCGGCGTCGGCAAGTCGACCGTCGCGGTCAACCTCGCCGCCGGCCTCTCGCAACTCGGGGCTCGCGTCGGCCTGTTCGACGCCGACGTCTACGGGCCGAACGTCCCGCGGATGGTCGACGCCGACGAGCCGCCGATGGCCACCGAGGACGAGACCCTCGTTCCGCCCGAGAAGTACGGCGTGAAACTCATGAGCATGGCCTTCCTCACCGGCGAGGACGACCCCGTCATCTGGCGCGGTCCGATGGTCCACAAGGTCATCACGCAACTCACCGAGGACGTCGAGTGGGGCCACCTCGACTACCTCGTCGTCGACCTCCCGCCGGGGACCGGCGACACCCAGCTGACGATGCTCCAGACAATGCCCGTCACCGGCGCGGTCATCGTCACGACGCCACAGGACGTCGCGCTGGACGACGCCCGCAAGGGCCTCGAGATGTTCGCCAAACACGACACCGTCGTGCTGGGCATCGCCGAGAACATGTCGACGTTCGCCTGCCCCGACTGCGGCGGCGAACACGACATCTTCGGCTCCGGCGGTGGCGAGGCGTTCGCCGAGGAACACGAACTCCCATTCCTCGGCTCGATCCCGCTCGATCCGGCCGTCCGGGAGGGCGGCGACGGCGGCAAGCCGACGGTCCTCAAAGACGATGACGGCACCAGCGACGCCCTGCGAACGATCACCGAGAACGTCGCCAACAACACCGGGATCGTCCACCGGCAGGGGATCTCCCAGAGCCGCCGTAACGAGGCCGCCTCGCCCGATCGATGA
- a CDS encoding helix-hairpin-helix domain-containing protein has translation MTDATTPIEATFELQRQSITQSRKLFEQGLELQENATETFLRNGFAAQRSAQRQGTELVREFLDAQFDAFESALDEDEYDVRSTVDEQFEDGAAQTQHLLNEQFEQSTDLFQQLLRAQFDALESALDGDGFDVRSTVDEQFGEFERAQTEAWNEFEAEFIEAVGELTDQQRQLLVDSTESMLEAQRETEQQTVEGVRRAEDAAETVQQQTEDVAETVQQRTESAVQTSQSQTEAVAETTQRGAQDLVGEAAEATEDIADETASAIETATDRDVDAVQQNLQTLEGVGQTYADRLADAGIETVADLADAEPGTVAEAADISDDRANDWIEAAQSKK, from the coding sequence ATGACTGACGCGACGACCCCCATCGAAGCGACGTTCGAGCTGCAACGCCAGTCGATCACGCAGAGCCGAAAACTGTTCGAGCAAGGTCTCGAACTACAGGAGAACGCCACCGAGACGTTCCTTCGGAACGGGTTCGCGGCCCAGCGAAGCGCTCAGCGGCAGGGAACCGAACTCGTCCGCGAGTTCCTCGACGCACAATTCGACGCGTTCGAGTCGGCGCTCGACGAGGACGAGTACGACGTCCGGTCGACGGTCGACGAACAGTTCGAGGACGGGGCGGCACAGACCCAACACCTGCTGAACGAACAGTTCGAACAGTCGACGGATCTGTTTCAGCAGCTACTCCGCGCGCAGTTCGACGCCCTCGAGTCGGCGCTCGACGGGGACGGATTCGACGTCCGATCGACCGTCGACGAGCAGTTCGGGGAGTTCGAACGAGCCCAGACCGAAGCCTGGAACGAGTTCGAAGCGGAGTTCATCGAAGCGGTCGGCGAGCTAACCGACCAACAACGGCAGCTGCTCGTAGACTCGACCGAATCGATGCTCGAGGCACAGCGAGAGACCGAACAGCAGACCGTCGAAGGCGTCCGCCGCGCTGAGGACGCGGCCGAAACCGTCCAACAGCAGACCGAAGACGTGGCCGAAACCGTCCAGCAGCGGACCGAATCCGCCGTCCAGACGTCCCAGAGCCAGACCGAAGCGGTCGCCGAAACGACCCAGCGAGGTGCACAGGATCTGGTCGGTGAGGCCGCCGAAGCGACCGAAGACATCGCCGACGAAACGGCGAGCGCGATCGAAACGGCCACCGACCGGGACGTCGACGCGGTCCAGCAGAACCTCCAGACTCTCGAGGGCGTCGGCCAGACGTACGCCGATCGACTCGCCGACGCGGGCATCGAGACCGTCGCCGATCTCGCCGATGCAGAGCCGGGGACCGTCGCCGAGGCGGCGGACATCTCGGACGACCGAGCGAACGACTGGATCGAGGCCGCCCAGTCCAAGAAGTAA
- a CDS encoding uracil-DNA glycosylase: protein MDEECRNCPALCETRTRVVHGYGDVGADFLFVGERPTARADETGVPFAGAGGSDGDGGLRRMLERLGLCDVTSPIGEPALENVYLTNLTRCRDPDRRPSDEEVGNCEPYLNAEIRMINPEILVPVGERALTELGLEYTTTPAEDLALPDDHATRIRGRGFELVPMIDPREQTDAQTQAWLEAFAELMASDYRQTKGRRER from the coding sequence ATGGACGAGGAGTGTCGGAACTGTCCGGCGCTCTGTGAGACGCGCACGCGAGTCGTCCACGGCTACGGCGATGTCGGCGCGGACTTCCTGTTCGTCGGCGAGCGACCGACGGCGCGGGCGGACGAGACCGGCGTCCCCTTCGCCGGCGCGGGCGGTAGCGACGGCGACGGCGGACTGCGACGCATGCTCGAGCGCCTCGGTCTCTGTGACGTGACCTCGCCGATCGGGGAGCCCGCACTCGAGAACGTCTACCTGACGAACCTCACGCGCTGTCGCGATCCCGACCGGCGGCCGTCCGACGAGGAGGTGGGCAACTGCGAGCCCTATCTCAACGCCGAGATCCGGATGATCAACCCCGAAATTCTCGTCCCCGTCGGCGAGCGCGCGCTGACCGAACTCGGCCTCGAGTACACGACGACGCCGGCCGAGGACCTCGCGCTCCCCGACGATCACGCGACGCGGATTCGGGGCCGCGGGTTCGAACTCGTTCCCATGATCGACCCGCGCGAGCAGACGGACGCACAGACGCAGGCGTGGCTCGAGGCGTTCGCGGAACTGATGGCGTCGGACTATCGGCAGACGAAGGGACGGCGGGAACGGTGA